The DNA segment AACCGCCGGATCGATAGCAAGGGACCATCGATGGCGGAGGGGGGAATGATTGCATTGACGCGCGAACCGTCCGGCAGCCGCGCGTCCACCATCGGACTGGTTTCGTCAATGCGCCTGCCGACCCGCGAAACGATCTTCTCGATGACTTTCATCAGATGTGCATCGTCGTAGAACGTAACGTCGGTGAGTTCCAGCTTGCCGCGCCGCTCCACGAAGGTCTGTTTCGCCGTGTTGACCAGGATGTCGGAAACCGTAGGGTCTTGCAGCAGTGGCTCAAGCGGCCCGAAGCCAAACATCTCGTCGTAGACCTCCGAGGTGAGCAGCCTGCGCTCGGCGTCGTTGAGCAGGATCTTCTCTTCCTCGATGATGATGCTCACCAGCGTGTTGATTTCCTGCCGGACCTGCTCCTGGGGGAAGCGTGCCAGCCGTTCCAGTTCCACACGGTCCAGCACCGTCTCATGGATGGTCCGCTTGAACGAGCGGTAGTTCGCCGGTGTCGGCGGGAACTGGATTGCCCCATGGCCATTGGCGATGAAGGCAGGCTGGCTGGGGCTCGACAGTTGATCGCGGATTGACATGATGATCTCCGGTAAGGGAATCGGGAACTCGGTGGCTCAGGTTGCGCGCGTGCGCAGCATCAGCTTGCGCAACGGCGACACGCTGTCTTGTTGCGTACGGCGCTCGGCTCCGGTTGCGGCAACGAACTGCGTACCCAGTGCCAGGATCGCCTTGGCGATGGCGCTGCGTTTGTGGGATTTTGCAACCGGTTCGCCGTGGCTGATTGCCTCGTCGACAGCCGAGGAATCGTCGGGCAGCGCGTGTAGGATCTTCATGCCAAACACGTCGCTCAGGGCCGAGCGGGCCAGCGCATTGCGGCAGCCCTCGCGATTGAGCAAGATGTGGACCTTGTCGGCCGAGTAGTGCAGGGCGCGCAGGATATCAAGCAGGCGGCGTCCCGGGCGGGCAAAGGCGATGGTTGGTTCGACGACGACGCAGATGCGATCGCTGCGATCCAGCAGACCGATGGACAGAGGGTCGAGCGCCTGTCCGATGTCCACGATCACAAAGTCGTAGACCGGCTGGACCACTGAGAGTATCCACTCGAGTTTCTCCTTCTGAATCTGGCTTGCCTTGATCGGGTCGGTGGCGCCGGCCAGGATGTCGAAATTGCTATCGACATGCGTCAGGCAGGCATCCAGGAACGCCGCATCCATCCGCTCGATCTGACTGCAGATTTCCGGGAGGGTGGAGGGCGGCGGCTTGTCGCTGACAAGGTAGGTCAGGTCTCCGAACTGCCGGTTCAGGTCGATTACCAGGACGCGCTTTCCCAACTGGGCGCCAAGCGCATACCCGAGATTGCTGGCGAGGAAGCTGGTGCCGGCACCGCCCTTGCATGAAATGAACGAGATCACTTGCGCCATCTCGCGATTCCTGGGCACATGGCTGGCCTCCACCCGCCGCAGCGCTTCCGCCAGTTGCGTCCTGTCCAGTGGCCACGAGAGGACGTCGCGCACACCCGCGCGCATGGCCTTGATCAGGCAGTCGGAGCTCGGGGCGGGCGTGACAAGAATGCAAGGCAGTTCGGGGTGCTGCTGGCGCAAGGCTTCGATGCTATGCATCTGCGATGCCCCGACGACGGCTTGCTCGATGATGAGGAGATCCGCCAGCTGCATCTGGCTGCCATGGAACGGAAAGCGGGCCGGTCCTTCCAGCAGCGACATGGTCTGGAAGTTCCCGCTCCCTGCGCTCAGGCGGGAAATCTCGTCAAGTTTCTGGGCATCTTCCGATGCGATCAGGATCTTCAACATGGTGCGTTCTCCAATCTCGGGCAATCTAGCTGCAAACCGATCCACCGCTTGACGAGTTCATGCTCTCTCGGGACAGCGTGGATGTGAAGGGTGGCATGGTCAGCGTGATCGGAAGCAAGGGGATGAACGTGCGTACCGAGACGTTGGATATGCTGACAGTTGCGCTCTGGCAGGTGCTCCGCGCGGTGGCCGCATCGGAGTCGCATCCCGCTGGCAGATAGTCGAGCTGGATGTTGGAGGCGCTGAGCAGTGGCAACAGTGAGCGCATCTTGGTCTTGATGATCGCGTCGTCGGCGTCGCAGACGACGGCCATGCGCGCGCCAAGCCGTGTCGCCTCGGCTGCGGTGTTCCAGTAGAACAGCACGCGGGAGAACTCCACGATGCCGATCAGCAGGGGGAAGAAGATGCCGGCTATCAAGGCGAACTCGACAGCAGTCGCGCCGCGCTGCCGCGCAGGC comes from the Cupriavidus basilensis genome and includes:
- a CDS encoding AAA family ATPase, with product MLKILIASEDAQKLDEISRLSAGSGNFQTMSLLEGPARFPFHGSQMQLADLLIIEQAVVGASQMHSIEALRQQHPELPCILVTPAPSSDCLIKAMRAGVRDVLSWPLDRTQLAEALRRVEASHVPRNREMAQVISFISCKGGAGTSFLASNLGYALGAQLGKRVLVIDLNRQFGDLTYLVSDKPPPSTLPEICSQIERMDAAFLDACLTHVDSNFDILAGATDPIKASQIQKEKLEWILSVVQPVYDFVIVDIGQALDPLSIGLLDRSDRICVVVEPTIAFARPGRRLLDILRALHYSADKVHILLNREGCRNALARSALSDVFGMKILHALPDDSSAVDEAISHGEPVAKSHKRSAIAKAILALGTQFVAATGAERRTQQDSVSPLRKLMLRTRAT
- a CDS encoding TadE family protein, whose protein sequence is MKTRSLFLRPARQRGATAVEFALIAGIFFPLLIGIVEFSRVLFYWNTAAEATRLGARMAVVCDADDAIIKTKMRSLLPLLSASNIQLDYLPAGCDSDAATARSTCQSATVSISNVSVRTFIPLLPITLTMPPFTSTLSRESMNSSSGGSVCS